GTGGAGTGTGTGCACCTTTGTTTTAGGATTTGTGAAAATCACTCTAGGTCAGTCAGAGACTTGTGATCATCAATAGGCTTGTGCTCCAGACTTATCACTTTATGTATTTTGATGCCccttttatcataaactagcacAGCGCTAATTCCGATGATGTGCAGGAAAATatccaaacaaaattaatatatattaattataataaatgaaataattgcGGCTTAGCAGCATTATGCATTTCATGTGCACAACAAGAGAACAGACAATCTAAAAGAGCAAACAGTCATCTAGGAGTATGCACAAGGGCATGCAAGAAGGGCTGCAAAGATTGCTTCCTACCAATAAGTGAGTGAGAAGTCTTGGTGTAATAAATAATCCAAATTAGGGTTAAGTAAAGGTAGCCTTGCAgtgcaataaaactaaataacgcATCATGCATGATATACTTTCTTGATATTTCTATTATACCTATACAACATATCCATAAACATGCATaactgccacagaaaacaaTGTTTCTGTGCAACTGGTTCCAACAACATTCTCCACACTCGAAAAAAGATGAAATTAACAGCAAGTTTTCTTATTACTATTCTTAATCGCTGCTGTTATAATTTCTCCGCAAAACCAATATTtggtacaaaaaaaatttctcaagaATTTAGGACAGCTTGTAACATTTCTTTTGCAGTAACTGCATTTATATCGATAGCATTGACTACGGTTTTGAACCTCTGTCTGTATAAAACAGTCTAAAATGCATCTGAGGTGTTATTTAAGACTGGCTTCAAATATTTTCGCGAGCATGATCAGTCCCTCCTTTCTCTGTGGCCGTACCAATATCTTTTGAGAAATCTCCCCTCTGCGTAGAGGCCTTCGCATAAACAAGATTGTCGATAGTTGCTTATtcaatgtgtgaacatgtagtaAACAGCGTCGAGAAACTGTCTGAGCTTCTTAGtagaataaatatttcaataaccAGATTGTTGCAATGTTAAAAAGATAACCTACGAAACGAGTCGTGAAAATCCGTCCATTTTACGATTCAAAGCTGCACGAATGCATAACGACAGTAGTGCGAGCATAAGACGTTTGCAAAGTTGGTACATTTGTCAATGGGCTTACTGCaactataatagtttatagtacaaCTATCATGAACTATCTTGCGTTAATAAATTTGGTATTTAATACGCATTTGCGATGGTATTACAAAGTCAGagaaaagaacaagtgaggtatatctaataaaatgcaacatcaaacCTGAAAACTATCTATGAAGTTGGTTTTGTAACcaaagtctatcatatttagctGTTGTAAGAGTGGCAACATCAATTATAGCAGTTATAATTGTTCTTTTTTATCAAACCATGAACTATATCAACAGGAAATTAACTTATAATCTAGTATGGCAGAGCGCTTCGTGTTTTAGTTCTCAAAGCATCACAGACGGCTAATAGTTCGTACTGAAACTGGAGCGAACCGCCATGCCGAGCTTATCTTTAGCTTCCTTCGAACGCTCGGAGACTATTGAATGAAAGTCTTGCTCGACTAGCTAATCGTGGGTCTAAAAATGAGAAAGGCGACAACTTTTAAcgaatttatgaataattattgCTTTTGAGTGTAAATGTATTACAAGATGAAGTCGGAGGCTCTTTTTATTGACATTGGCGGTGATGCTGCTTTACGATGCGTTAAAATAACTAGGAATTGATtcgtttgaatttttttgtaagaaaaaataacaattgaaaagttagaaagtaattacaaattatatatctttgtaaatttttcttacattagttcaaccaatgatatacagccccacaggctgtatatcattggttcaacATATGTACATTGGAATCAagcttaaaaaacaaaatatctgaatATGCTCTGGTGTTTgttgattaaaatttagcattgAGGTAGATTATTTAATAGAATCTAGCATGAGCAAAATTCTGGCTAAAGCATGGATGATTTCAAGTTACCatgtaaaagtaaaactaatcatAGAAATAGCCGTTTGTCTATTAACCAAAATGCATTTCACTCTAGCAAAGCAAGCAGTTTTTGTTGCTTCTTTCAGCGTATTCTTGAAAGCAAGACTCTTTATATACTGATGATATACCAATGACATATGCcccctagcctgggcatggctcttgtgggggattgggagagagggggtagcctgggcatggatctctcccaatccccacaagagccatgcccaggctaccctCCATATCTATGGGGAGTGGTTATATATCATTGCTGATACACATTATTTTCTAAGTGGCTGAAAGCTCTGAAATCTTAGTCAGTTGTGGCTAGATTATACTTTATCAGTAGgcctaaatattacatatttgcaGACAAAGTGactcaaatacaaatatactagAGCTTTTGAGGATCTTGTATCTTACGTGAATTCAGTAAAGATTTGACTTATTGCATATCATCTCAAAATTTATCTTGCAGtatggaaattttttattttgctgtcaatAGCAAATTAGACAGAAGCTCTTGAAAGGGTATGATATTTTCAACCTATCTCTGAAATTACCTTAATACATTAGATGACCCATAGAAAACTGAGTGATGTCGGAGTGTGAAATTTTAATGCCATTACTTTGGCATTAAAATAATACTTACCATTATTTTTAGAAGAAGGTGAAAGACAGTTTTGCAAAATACTAATGAGGAAGCAGATTACTTTAAACGGAGCAGTGGAGCTCAACACTAAATTAGTGAAGTGTGAGTGGTTATAGGTGTGAAGTATCTCTGCGTATTCTGTAAAATGGAACGTGAGATACTTTCCAAACAGTGCACATTTTACATATAGTCTTGGCTCATGTTCTGATCACTAAGTGTGTAAAAACTCACTAGAGTGTTTTTGTAGGGAGTGAATGCTCTCGACACAGCGAGAAAACTCTCCTGTTAAATATACATAACATTGATCTAATTCAACATGCCTGCATTGTGAAGCGTGCAAACGTCTGGCTCATTGCTTTATGCCATACTTCCAAACGATACCTGGGTGGTATGGTTtgctaaagaaatatgtttttacCCTAACAGCCTTACAAGGTAATGATTTTTATCGTCACGGTCACACCTATGGCAGTTATTTCGGAGCTcaagatgtaaatgtaaaagctgaaattagtaaaataaagttgagattaatattatacaaacaagATGTCACTTTAACCACATttacatgtttaaaaaattaagcatcttcaataagtttattttttgaataagattatttgataaaaaaattaaagatttaaGTTAGTAAAGAGTCTTCCAGGTGTAGTAATTGGATTCCTGTTCATAGATAGAAATGATGTCTTCCAGGTGTAGTAATTGGATTTCTGTTCATAGATAGAAATGATGTTCAAAACGCACCTGGCATTGAAAGATATTTCTTACATTATCAAATCAAAACTACCTTATTTGGTGATGCAAGAGTACAAGTTTAGTTGCAGTTTGTTTCAAGTGTATTATTAACGTTAGTTAGCAAATGCAAACTGGCACCTGCGACTGGTATTATTTCAATGATAGTTCTTAAAACTCGCTCAAAATTCATGACTCAGTCGCAATGCGAAATCAGAAAGTGGagtcagttatttggtatcactaaataaatgccaagtaaattgtttgtttattaatatttaaaatgtttagttaCAAAAGCCTTTGGAAAGCGTTGACTGCTGCTAACAGCTTGATAATGGCGTTCCCTTAATAATAACCTTTAACTCAAAGTTCTTTAGATGAGAAGTCATTGAGAAACATATTAGTTTTCTCAAACTGACCAACTGGAAAAAAAGGGAATACTATAACATGCTCCACCCACACAGTACCAACTCATTATCAATGTTTAACTGTAGAGTAAGTAAGCAAGTATCACAGAGGGCTTCAAAGACCACATGGTAGACTACATTATGAGGTTTTTTATTACTTCgcaatactaccttcagaaCTGTTATCTTGCATTactaccttcataactgttactttgcaatactaccttcataactgttactttacaatgctaccttcataactgttacattgcaatgctaccttcatcactgttacttcgcaatactaccatcataactgttactttgcaatactaccttcagaactgttactttgcaatgCTACCTTCAGAACTGTTACTTTGCCTTTAAAAGTATCATTTTGATGTGTTTCCTTCCTTAAGGTGAATTATCATATCTATAAATGCATGCTTTTATTGGACCGAGGATGCAAACGCATGCAGCTCAACAATGAAACACTCAACTATTGATGttattgtatagttttaataaaattagacTAGCTGTGAGCCAATGTTGTTATGATAAACATATGTAGGTACCTTACAAAATTAGAGCAAAGTAAAAGGATTCGTGTTGATACATAAGACAGCTCCATTACTCTTaaagttagtttatttttgaGATAATTTCAACGAACAAGATTGAATACAATAAAGCCTATTGCACCAAAAATAAATGCGCATTTCGAAAATCTACGGCCAGTTAAAACAGACAAAGTgtttaaaaggttaaaataaatatcgaCGAGAAGAGAAGAATAATTGCATCGATGGATATGATGTAACATCATGATAATCTTTGACACGAAAGAGTTTATAGTCGGATGTGTCCTAGGAATATAGACACATGCAAAGTACATGGGTCAAACAATTTGaacattgatttaaaaaaggaaTGTATAAGATAATTTTCCTGCATAGTCATCAACCGCAGGAacgacaacgatgaccaacaagtatttatatatgaaaaaggctgttacttgctgtaaaagatatgtgatgaacactggtgtaaattggaactgcttgcataaaatttcaggatatgttagattaaatattttaaagacctaagttttacttgcagtttgatacaattcgtcagcctgagttcaagttgtagttggacgattttagattataagttgatgtaTTTTTGTTCATCAACAAAAATAGCTACATAAATACAGACAAAAAATATGAGAATATGGAGAATGAATCTGTGCTTTGGCTATgaactgtatagtttatgtgGGTCCATCCACCAGATCCTTATCGTGCAATCACTGAAAGAGCATGAACCATGTCTGTTATACATGCTAAATCGTGGCGCATGAAAAGTTCTTGGACAAAGAACAAGATATGTTGGTACAACCAACCAAAGTTATCAACTTCTCCAATTGGCATATTTACACAATTCACACAATGATGCTATTGAATAACTATAAAAGAAACTGTCAGCCcaatatattgcatttatttaagattttgtttgACGTATCAACAACGTTGGATGCTTAAGGGGTTCTAGTCGCGTTAAAAATATCAATCGGTTTTGCTCCCAATTGACAAAGTAGCATCGCAATCATTTGACCGCtatacaatttgtaaaacgtCACTTTTGAGGCATCTGTATTGCCACACCGATCGACTAGGTAAGTAGTCACACAGTCAGTACAAAAATCATTAGTATTGCTTAAGCGAACGGTTCTCAGTAAATCAGGCAGCAAGACGCTATGCGACTACTTGTGCTTACTCAtgatttatcattaaaaatgggtaaaaaattttgtgattatactCGAATGCATACAGTAATCAGTGAATTAATTGGATTTAAGGAAAAGCCAGTAAATCTATACTATTTGGCTAATTGGCCAAGTGTCTCATTAGAACACATGGGTGACAGACGTAacattaaatttacaataagcttacataatttgtatattgaacaattacctacctctggtgacagtaagtactatatactagttagtagatatagtgaacagttacctacctctggtgacagtaagtactatatactagctagtagatatagtgaacaattacctaccttTGGTGACGGTAAGTACtatttactagctagtagatatactgAAAAGTATCCTGCCTCTAATGGCAGTAAGTacgatatactagctagtagatatattgaacaattacctacctctagtgacagtaagtactatatactactttaccTAGAGGCAGTAAAGAGATTGCTGCGGTTGGTAGCCATAGAGTTGACGGCTAATGAATGAGCACGCACTTCATTTAGCTGCTGGCAAGTCTCGTTTGACCGAATCTTCACAGTGCCAGAGCGACAGCAGCTTAGCAATATGTCATTATCTGGTAGCATGCACATGTCGGTGATCCAGTCCTTATGGGCGCCATTAACTGACTGAAAACAATGCAAGTTGAGGAATGAGGAACCAggagtttgtttgaaattgacatTCAACTTAAGCGGAAAGGAGCGGCGTGAACTGCATTAAAGATGGTAAAGATTAAACACTGGCAAATCAACTTGTCCCTTTTGAATGAGTCAACAATGCAATCCtgcaatatgaaacttttaatcATAAACGAGTCTCTGTATTGTAACAAACCTACAAGACATTTGCAAATATTGGTGAGAGACACAGCATAATGTCTTGCGTATGACAGGTTGATCTGGTGAGACTGAACCAGATGGGCTCAACAATGCAGCAATGACTAGGtctgacatattttatattgactCTGATCTCTAGGCCATCAAGTAGGATCACAATTGGATTGAGTGATTACCAGGAAAACCGATATACTGATATCAATCATTCACTCCATCTCAAATATTacttctaataaaaaatatttattacaaagtgGTGATCTTGATTGGTGACCATTACCGGAAATAACTATCAcctttattttgctattaaatagAGCAACACCTAGTATTGTAAAAACACCAATTTTACCTGTGGTTGAGAAGAGGGTTCACTGAGGTTCCATTTTTTGATACGCATATCCCGAGAACCACTAAAAAGGATGTCCTGACGATGCGCGAGACATTGAACACCATCATAGTGAGGAGGGTCCATAGTAAATTTGGCCTGAATTGGATAATTTGAAGTTTGTTCATTGGAAATATCAAATCCCTTAATTAGATGATCCTTGGAGCCAGTTAAGAGTTGTTCTTTCCTTCTTGAGTCGTTGTATAAACTAAGGCAAATAATCGGTGCTTGGTGGCCGCTAGCAACCTTTCCGACTGCCGATAGCCTGTAAgcgtacaatattttacagatcACCAGCCTTGACAGTTTAAATGAATATAGCAATTAGTCATCAAAAAGGTGCAGAAGCTAAATTGCTAGATTTAGTTGTAAGTGctgttaacaatatatatatggttaaaTGATGTTGTGCATGCAAGCGGACAACCAATGAAAAATAACTGTCAGTTACAAAATGCCACACAGGGTAGATCAAATACACATTAGGAGTGACCCTTGGACTTATACAAAGAAAGAAGATTACGGTTGTGCGCATAAACCACTGATAGAAGAAAGGTTATAGCTGTGTACATAAACCACCTATAGATGAATGGTTATAGATGTGTACATAAACCACCTATGGAAGGTTATAGTTGTGTACATAAATCACCTATAGAAGAGAGTTACAACTGTGGTGGATTTTCTAAGATTCATACACCAACCTCTAATaatagtaagtactatatactagctagtagatatatggataagtatcctacctctaatggcagaaagtacaatatactagcttgtAGATATATGGAGAAGTACACTACTTCTAATggcagtaagtactatatactagctagtagatatatggaaaaatatcctacctctaatgacagtaagtacaatatactagctagtaaatatatcgagaagtatcctacctctaatgacagtaagtacaatatactagctagtagatatatcgagaagtatcctacctctaatgacagtaagtacaatatactagctagtagatatatcgagaagtatcccacctctaatgacagtaagtacaatatactagctagtagatatatcgagaagtatcccacctctaatgacagtaagtacaatatactagctagtagatatatcgagaagtaccccacctctaatgacagtaagtacaatatactagctagtagatatatcgagaagtatcccacctctaatgacagtaagtacaatatactagctagtagatatatcgagaagtatcccacctctaatgacagtaagtacaatatactagctagtagatatatcgagaagtatcccacctctaatgacagtaagtacaatatactagctagtagatatatcgagaagtatcccaccttgGATGTGGTATAAAAaccttttcatattttttattattttacctatCTATAATTTTGCTTGTTACATTTGCattagacccttgccatacgaAATAAATttgttccggtgttggcatcgtaacataaaaatgtcgtatagaggggtgtagaagcccatcatgattatttaatacaaacaccccttggtgaaaatcatcaaacttttatattttcgtACTGACAGATTGATCTGGTGAGACTGAACCAGATAGGCCCAACAATGCAGCAATGACTAGGTCTGACGTATTTTATAACGACTCTGATCTCCAGGCCATCAAGTGGGATCACGATTGGATTGAGTAATTACCAGGAAAAACTGATATACTGAAATTGATCATTCACTccatctcaaattttatgtgatgaacaacactaaaaattaatgagaaaatattatgttaaccttggtaactacagttactattactaatatttttaaagtgctTTTAACAGAAATAGCTGTCAATGAGAGTGTGTGCCTCAAAATTCTCTAA
This window of the Watersipora subatra unplaced genomic scaffold, tzWatSuba1.1 SCAFFOLD_194, whole genome shotgun sequence genome carries:
- the LOC137410092 gene encoding kinesin-like protein KIF21B isoform X1; the encoded protein is MRLTNTQTGGTQNKKAQSFGTVSSCDKVTSSNQSLICVNKAVGHTKAVLSICAADNLLVSGSKDLTCKVWNMSIGSEVLCLGDHPNYVSKVRYCEVNRLVYTVSNSFVKMWDIRAGAKCITVLSSSGLVHDSIPVEPASSSQAILQQGEQQMFDIQVSRDGHKLYTTTGTTVQLWDLNTLSAVGKVASGHQAPIICLSLYNDSRRKEQLLTGSKDHLIKGFDISNEQTSNYPIQAKFTMDPPHYDGVQCLAHRQDILFSGSRDMRIKKWNLSEPSSQPQSVNGAHKDWITDMCMLPDNDILLSCCRSGTVKIRSNETCQQLNEVRAHSLAVNSMATNRSNLFTASSDCTIRIWWMDPHKLYSS
- the LOC137410092 gene encoding kinesin-like protein KIF21B isoform X2 is translated as MSWICMYVTSSNQSLICVNKAVGHTKAVLSICAADNLLVSGSKDLTCKVWNMSIGSEVLCLGDHPNYVSKVRYCEVNRLVYTVSNSFVKMWDIRAGAKCITVLSSSGLVHDSIPVEPASSSQAILQQGEQQMFDIQVSRDGHKLYTTTGTTVQLWDLNTLSAVGKVASGHQAPIICLSLYNDSRRKEQLLTGSKDHLIKGFDISNEQTSNYPIQAKFTMDPPHYDGVQCLAHRQDILFSGSRDMRIKKWNLSEPSSQPQSVNGAHKDWITDMCMLPDNDILLSCCRSGTVKIRSNETCQQLNEVRAHSLAVNSMATNRSNLFTASSDCTIRIWWMDPHKLYSS